One window of Bacteroidota bacterium genomic DNA carries:
- a CDS encoding signal peptidase II — MRVLWISVFVVIIDQITKLLVLQKMYVGQSIALVGDWLKFTFTENPGMAFGITFGVKGLVPILSVSATLLILFYLYKVRHTYSWYRISIGFILGGAFGNIIDRVFYGAIFYNNRLFTGHVVDFIHVNLWRGYIPESWPFVGGKYAALFPIWNVADMAIVLGVIGILVFQNKFQESLIEAVPEHQDADVVGAVAADAARSEMKEDAAVFPPETAGGNGVEEDTVKKDL; from the coding sequence ATGCGCGTTCTCTGGATTTCTGTATTCGTTGTTATAATTGATCAAATTACCAAGCTGCTTGTCTTGCAGAAGATGTACGTCGGGCAGTCCATTGCGCTTGTTGGTGATTGGCTCAAGTTTACCTTTACTGAAAATCCGGGAATGGCGTTTGGAATAACGTTTGGCGTTAAAGGACTCGTCCCCATTCTGTCCGTTTCAGCCACGCTCCTGATTTTGTTTTACCTGTACAAGGTGAGGCATACGTATTCCTGGTATCGGATTAGCATTGGCTTTATTCTTGGCGGTGCGTTCGGCAATATTATCGACCGGGTGTTTTACGGCGCTATTTTTTACAACAACCGGCTCTTTACGGGGCATGTCGTTGATTTCATCCACGTCAATCTCTGGCGCGGATACATCCCTGAATCCTGGCCATTCGTCGGAGGTAAATACGCTGCGTTATTTCCAATTTGGAATGTAGCGGACATGGCCATTGTGTTAGGTGTTATCGGTATCCTTGTGTTCCAGAACAAGTTTCAGGAGAGCCTCATTGAGGCTGTTCCGGAACACCAGGATGCTGATGTTGTGGGTGCCGTTGCTGCGGATGCGGCGCGTAGTGAAATGAAAGAGGATGCGGCAGTTTTTCCACCGGAAACAGCCGGTGGGAATGGAGTGGAGGAAGATACCGTGAAGAAAGATCTGTAG